In Seriola aureovittata isolate HTS-2021-v1 ecotype China chromosome 17, ASM2101889v1, whole genome shotgun sequence, a genomic segment contains:
- the rhot1a gene encoding mitochondrial Rho GTPase 1-A isoform X3, with translation MRKDVRILLVGEPKVGKTSLIMSLVSEEFPDEVPLRAEEITIPADVTPERVPTHIVDYSEAEQSDEQLYQEISKANVICIVYSVNNKKSIEKVTSHWIPLINDRTDKDSRVPLILVGNKSDLVEHSSMETILPIMNQYQDIETCVECSAKNLKNISELFYYAQKAVLHPTGPLYCPEEKELKPSCIKALTRIFKVSDLDNDGVLNDTELNFFQKTCFNTPLAPQALEDVKNVVRRNMTDGVKDNGLTLKGFLFLHTLFIQRGRHETTWTVLRRFGYDDDLELTQEYLFPLLKVPGDCTTELNHNAYLFLQSVFDKHDKDRDCALSPDEVKDLFKVFPYMPWGPDVNNTVCTNDQGWITYQGYLSQWTLTTYLDVQRSLEYLGYLGYSIIYEQESQAAAITVTRNKRIDLQKKQTQRSVFRCNVLGARGSGKSGFLQAFLGRNLQRQRRIREDHKSLYAISTTYVYGQEKYLLLHEVMPDFDFLSEADLACDVVCLVYDINSPRSFEYCAKVYKQYFIDSKTPCVVIAAKSDLHEVRQHYSLSPHEFCRKHKLHPPQPFTCNMTETPNKDIYTRLTTMAMYPHARLRCMCACNRCTYCLCQNLLKLELLRNIKAQLRRVVFNRHMAQADLKNSTFWLRASVGATVFAVLGFAMYRALLKQR, from the exons ATGAGGAAGGACGTGAGGATACTACTTGTAGGAGAAC CCAAAGTGGGGAAGACATCACTGATTATGTCTCTGGTCAGTGAAGAGTTTCCCGATGAG GTTCCTCTCCGAGCTGAGGAGATCACCATCCCAGCTGACGTCACCCCAGAGAGGGTGCCCACACACATTGTGGACTACTCAG AAGCAGAACAGTCAGACGAGCAGCTGTATCAAGAAATATCCAAG GCAAATGTTATCTGCATAGTTTATTCAGTCAACAACAAGAAGTCAATTGAAAAG GTGACAAGCCACTGGATTCCCCTCATAAATGACAGAACGGACAAAGATAGCAG GGTACCACTGATCCTTGTGGGGAACAAGTCAGACCTAGTGGAACACAGCAGCATGGAGACCATCCTGCCAATCATGAATCAATACCAGGATATTGAGACCTGTGTAGAG TGCTCTGCCAAAAACCTGAAGAACATCTCTGAGCTGTTTTATTACGCCCAGAAGGCCGTTCTTCACCCGACAGGACCCCTGTACTGcccagaggagaaggag CTGAAGCCTTCTTGCATTAAGGCTTTAACTAGAATCTTTAAAGTGTCTGATCTGGACAATGACGGCGTCCTTAATGACACTGAGCTCAACTTCTTCCAG aaaACGTGTTTCAATACACCACTGGCGCCCCAGGCCTTAGAGGATGTGAAGAATGTGGTCAGGAGGAACATGACAGATGGAGTCAAGGACAACGGACTCACACTCAAAG GCTTCCTGTTTCTGCACACGCTCTTCATACAGCGAGGTCGACACGAGACCACCTGGACTGTGCTGAGGAGGTTTGGTTATGACGATGACCTGGAGCTCACACAGGAATATCTGTTCCCCCT GTTAAAGGTCCCCGGAGACTGCACCACAGAGCTTAATCACAACGCTTACCTCTTCCTTCAGAGTGTGTTTGACAAGCATGACAAA GACAGAGATTGTGCGCTGTCGCCAGATGAGGTGAAGGACTTGTTCAAAGTGTTTCCCTACATGCCATGGGGCCCGGATGTCAACAACACGGTTTGCACAAACGATCAAGGCTGGATCACATACCAGGGATACCTCTCGCAGTGGAC GTTAACAACATATCTGGATGTACAGCGTAGTTTAGAGTATTTGGGTTACCTGGGCTACTCCATCATCTATGAACAGGAGTCCCAAGCAGCTGCCATTACAG TGACACGCAACAAGCGCATTGATCTGCAGAAGAAACAGACCCAGCGCAGCGTCTTCCGCTGCAACGTCTTGGGGGCGCGAGGCAGTGGGAAGAGCGGCTTCCTCCAAGCTTTCCTGGGCAGGAATCTGCAG CGACAGAGGCGGATCAGAGAAGACCACAAGTCCCTTTATGCCATCAGCACAACCTATGTTTATGGTCAGGAGAAGTACCTGCTG CTTCACGAAGTGATGCCAGATTTTGACTTCCTGTCAGAGGCGGACTTAGCCTGTGACGTGGTCTGCCTGGTGTATGACATCAACAGTCCACGCTCTTTTGAATACTGCGCCAAAGTGTACAAG CAATACTTCATTGACAGCAAGACGCCATGTGTGGTGATTGCTGCCAAGTCGGACTTGCACGAAGTACGGCAGCACTACAGCCTTTCACCGCATGAGTTCTGCCGTAAGCACAAGCTTCACCCACCCCAGCCATTCACATGCAACATGACCGAAACACCCAACAAAGACATCTACACGAGACTCACCACCATGGCCATGTATCC CCACGCCCGCCTCCGCTGCATGTGTGCCTGCAACAGGTGCACCTATTGCCTGTGTCAGAACCTCCTCAAGTTGGAGCTGCTGCGCAATATTAAGGCCCAACTCCGCAGGGTCGTTTTCAACAG
- the rhot1a gene encoding mitochondrial Rho GTPase 1-A isoform X4, which translates to MRKDVRILLVGEPKVGKTSLIMSLVSEEFPDEVPLRAEEITIPADVTPERVPTHIVDYSEAEQSDEQLYQEISKANVICIVYSVNNKKSIEKVTSHWIPLINDRTDKDSRVPLILVGNKSDLVEHSSMETILPIMNQYQDIETCVECSAKNLKNISELFYYAQKAVLHPTGPLYCPEEKELKPSCIKALTRIFKVSDLDNDGVLNDTELNFFQKTCFNTPLAPQALEDVKNVVRRNMTDGVKDNGLTLKGFLFLHTLFIQRGRHETTWTVLRRFGYDDDLELTQEYLFPLLKVPGDCTTELNHNAYLFLQSVFDKHDKDRDCALSPDEVKDLFKVFPYMPWGPDVNNTVCTNDQGWITYQGYLSQWTLTTYLDVQRSLEYLGYLGYSIIYEQESQAAAITVTRNKRIDLQKKQTQRSVFRCNVLGARGSGKSGFLQAFLGRNLQRQRRIREDHKSLYAISTTYVYGQEKYLLLHEVMPDFDFLSEADLACDVVCLVYDINSPRSFEYCAKVYKQYFIDSKTPCVVIAAKSDLHEVRQHYSLSPHEFCRKHKLHPPQPFTCNMTETPNKDIYTRLTTMAMYPHARLRCMCACNRCTYCLCQNLLKLELLRNIKAQLRRVVFNRCCSYTCFWLPLFLFLLHVLTLC; encoded by the exons ATGAGGAAGGACGTGAGGATACTACTTGTAGGAGAAC CCAAAGTGGGGAAGACATCACTGATTATGTCTCTGGTCAGTGAAGAGTTTCCCGATGAG GTTCCTCTCCGAGCTGAGGAGATCACCATCCCAGCTGACGTCACCCCAGAGAGGGTGCCCACACACATTGTGGACTACTCAG AAGCAGAACAGTCAGACGAGCAGCTGTATCAAGAAATATCCAAG GCAAATGTTATCTGCATAGTTTATTCAGTCAACAACAAGAAGTCAATTGAAAAG GTGACAAGCCACTGGATTCCCCTCATAAATGACAGAACGGACAAAGATAGCAG GGTACCACTGATCCTTGTGGGGAACAAGTCAGACCTAGTGGAACACAGCAGCATGGAGACCATCCTGCCAATCATGAATCAATACCAGGATATTGAGACCTGTGTAGAG TGCTCTGCCAAAAACCTGAAGAACATCTCTGAGCTGTTTTATTACGCCCAGAAGGCCGTTCTTCACCCGACAGGACCCCTGTACTGcccagaggagaaggag CTGAAGCCTTCTTGCATTAAGGCTTTAACTAGAATCTTTAAAGTGTCTGATCTGGACAATGACGGCGTCCTTAATGACACTGAGCTCAACTTCTTCCAG aaaACGTGTTTCAATACACCACTGGCGCCCCAGGCCTTAGAGGATGTGAAGAATGTGGTCAGGAGGAACATGACAGATGGAGTCAAGGACAACGGACTCACACTCAAAG GCTTCCTGTTTCTGCACACGCTCTTCATACAGCGAGGTCGACACGAGACCACCTGGACTGTGCTGAGGAGGTTTGGTTATGACGATGACCTGGAGCTCACACAGGAATATCTGTTCCCCCT GTTAAAGGTCCCCGGAGACTGCACCACAGAGCTTAATCACAACGCTTACCTCTTCCTTCAGAGTGTGTTTGACAAGCATGACAAA GACAGAGATTGTGCGCTGTCGCCAGATGAGGTGAAGGACTTGTTCAAAGTGTTTCCCTACATGCCATGGGGCCCGGATGTCAACAACACGGTTTGCACAAACGATCAAGGCTGGATCACATACCAGGGATACCTCTCGCAGTGGAC GTTAACAACATATCTGGATGTACAGCGTAGTTTAGAGTATTTGGGTTACCTGGGCTACTCCATCATCTATGAACAGGAGTCCCAAGCAGCTGCCATTACAG TGACACGCAACAAGCGCATTGATCTGCAGAAGAAACAGACCCAGCGCAGCGTCTTCCGCTGCAACGTCTTGGGGGCGCGAGGCAGTGGGAAGAGCGGCTTCCTCCAAGCTTTCCTGGGCAGGAATCTGCAG CGACAGAGGCGGATCAGAGAAGACCACAAGTCCCTTTATGCCATCAGCACAACCTATGTTTATGGTCAGGAGAAGTACCTGCTG CTTCACGAAGTGATGCCAGATTTTGACTTCCTGTCAGAGGCGGACTTAGCCTGTGACGTGGTCTGCCTGGTGTATGACATCAACAGTCCACGCTCTTTTGAATACTGCGCCAAAGTGTACAAG CAATACTTCATTGACAGCAAGACGCCATGTGTGGTGATTGCTGCCAAGTCGGACTTGCACGAAGTACGGCAGCACTACAGCCTTTCACCGCATGAGTTCTGCCGTAAGCACAAGCTTCACCCACCCCAGCCATTCACATGCAACATGACCGAAACACCCAACAAAGACATCTACACGAGACTCACCACCATGGCCATGTATCC CCACGCCCGCCTCCGCTGCATGTGTGCCTGCAACAGGTGCACCTATTGCCTGTGTCAGAACCTCCTCAAGTTGGAGCTGCTGCGCAATATTAAGGCCCAACTCCGCAGGGTCGTTTTCAACAG
- the rhot1a gene encoding mitochondrial Rho GTPase 1-A isoform X6 → MRKDVRILLVGEPKVGKTSLIMSLVSEEFPDEVPLRAEEITIPADVTPERVPTHIVDYSEAEQSDEQLYQEISKANVICIVYSVNNKKSIEKVTSHWIPLINDRTDKDSRVPLILVGNKSDLVEHSSMETILPIMNQYQDIETCVECSAKNLKNISELFYYAQKAVLHPTGPLYCPEEKELKPSCIKALTRIFKVSDLDNDGVLNDTELNFFQKTCFNTPLAPQALEDVKNVVRRNMTDGVKDNGLTLKGFLFLHTLFIQRGRHETTWTVLRRFGYDDDLELTQEYLFPLLKVPGDCTTELNHNAYLFLQSVFDKHDKDRDCALSPDEVKDLFKVFPYMPWGPDVNNTVCTNDQGWITYQGYLSQWTLTTYLDVQRSLEYLGYLGYSIIYEQESQAAAITVTRNKRIDLQKKQTQRSVFRCNVLGARGSGKSGFLQAFLGRNLQRQRRIREDHKSLYAISTTYVYGQEKYLLLHEVMPDFDFLSEADLACDVVCLVYDINSPRSFEYCAKVYKQYFIDSKTPCVVIAAKSDLHEVRQHYSLSPHEFCRKHKLHPPQPFTCNMTETPNKDIYTRLTTMAMYPHMAQADLKNSTFWLRASVGATVFAVLGFAMYRALLKQR, encoded by the exons ATGAGGAAGGACGTGAGGATACTACTTGTAGGAGAAC CCAAAGTGGGGAAGACATCACTGATTATGTCTCTGGTCAGTGAAGAGTTTCCCGATGAG GTTCCTCTCCGAGCTGAGGAGATCACCATCCCAGCTGACGTCACCCCAGAGAGGGTGCCCACACACATTGTGGACTACTCAG AAGCAGAACAGTCAGACGAGCAGCTGTATCAAGAAATATCCAAG GCAAATGTTATCTGCATAGTTTATTCAGTCAACAACAAGAAGTCAATTGAAAAG GTGACAAGCCACTGGATTCCCCTCATAAATGACAGAACGGACAAAGATAGCAG GGTACCACTGATCCTTGTGGGGAACAAGTCAGACCTAGTGGAACACAGCAGCATGGAGACCATCCTGCCAATCATGAATCAATACCAGGATATTGAGACCTGTGTAGAG TGCTCTGCCAAAAACCTGAAGAACATCTCTGAGCTGTTTTATTACGCCCAGAAGGCCGTTCTTCACCCGACAGGACCCCTGTACTGcccagaggagaaggag CTGAAGCCTTCTTGCATTAAGGCTTTAACTAGAATCTTTAAAGTGTCTGATCTGGACAATGACGGCGTCCTTAATGACACTGAGCTCAACTTCTTCCAG aaaACGTGTTTCAATACACCACTGGCGCCCCAGGCCTTAGAGGATGTGAAGAATGTGGTCAGGAGGAACATGACAGATGGAGTCAAGGACAACGGACTCACACTCAAAG GCTTCCTGTTTCTGCACACGCTCTTCATACAGCGAGGTCGACACGAGACCACCTGGACTGTGCTGAGGAGGTTTGGTTATGACGATGACCTGGAGCTCACACAGGAATATCTGTTCCCCCT GTTAAAGGTCCCCGGAGACTGCACCACAGAGCTTAATCACAACGCTTACCTCTTCCTTCAGAGTGTGTTTGACAAGCATGACAAA GACAGAGATTGTGCGCTGTCGCCAGATGAGGTGAAGGACTTGTTCAAAGTGTTTCCCTACATGCCATGGGGCCCGGATGTCAACAACACGGTTTGCACAAACGATCAAGGCTGGATCACATACCAGGGATACCTCTCGCAGTGGAC GTTAACAACATATCTGGATGTACAGCGTAGTTTAGAGTATTTGGGTTACCTGGGCTACTCCATCATCTATGAACAGGAGTCCCAAGCAGCTGCCATTACAG TGACACGCAACAAGCGCATTGATCTGCAGAAGAAACAGACCCAGCGCAGCGTCTTCCGCTGCAACGTCTTGGGGGCGCGAGGCAGTGGGAAGAGCGGCTTCCTCCAAGCTTTCCTGGGCAGGAATCTGCAG CGACAGAGGCGGATCAGAGAAGACCACAAGTCCCTTTATGCCATCAGCACAACCTATGTTTATGGTCAGGAGAAGTACCTGCTG CTTCACGAAGTGATGCCAGATTTTGACTTCCTGTCAGAGGCGGACTTAGCCTGTGACGTGGTCTGCCTGGTGTATGACATCAACAGTCCACGCTCTTTTGAATACTGCGCCAAAGTGTACAAG CAATACTTCATTGACAGCAAGACGCCATGTGTGGTGATTGCTGCCAAGTCGGACTTGCACGAAGTACGGCAGCACTACAGCCTTTCACCGCATGAGTTCTGCCGTAAGCACAAGCTTCACCCACCCCAGCCATTCACATGCAACATGACCGAAACACCCAACAAAGACATCTACACGAGACTCACCACCATGGCCATGTATCC
- the rhot1a gene encoding mitochondrial Rho GTPase 1-A isoform X5: MRKDVRILLVGEPKVGKTSLIMSLVSEEFPDEVPLRAEEITIPADVTPERVPTHIVDYSEAEQSDEQLYQEISKANVICIVYSVNNKKSIEKVTSHWIPLINDRTDKDSRVPLILVGNKSDLVEHSSMETILPIMNQYQDIETCVECSAKNLKNISELFYYAQKAVLHPTGPLYCPEEKELKPSCIKALTRIFKVSDLDNDGVLNDTELNFFQKTCFNTPLAPQALEDVKNVVRRNMTDGVKDNGLTLKGFLFLHTLFIQRGRHETTWTVLRRFGYDDDLELTQEYLFPLLKVPGDCTTELNHNAYLFLQSVFDKHDKDRDCALSPDEVKDLFKVFPYMPWGPDVNNTVCTNDQGWITYQGYLSQWTLTTYLDVQRSLEYLGYLGYSIIYEQESQAAAITVTRNKRIDLQKKQTQRSVFRCNVLGARGSGKSGFLQAFLGRNLQRQRRIREDHKSLYAISTTYVYGQEKYLLLHEVMPDFDFLSEADLACDVVCLVYDINSPRSFEYCAKVYKQYFIDSKTPCVVIAAKSDLHEVRQHYSLSPHEFCRKHKLHPPQPFTCNMTETPNKDIYTRLTTMAMYPSSQPTRSLYSVTQRSMTMLCQLTHRLLARCCSYTCFWLPLFLFLLHVLTLC; encoded by the exons ATGAGGAAGGACGTGAGGATACTACTTGTAGGAGAAC CCAAAGTGGGGAAGACATCACTGATTATGTCTCTGGTCAGTGAAGAGTTTCCCGATGAG GTTCCTCTCCGAGCTGAGGAGATCACCATCCCAGCTGACGTCACCCCAGAGAGGGTGCCCACACACATTGTGGACTACTCAG AAGCAGAACAGTCAGACGAGCAGCTGTATCAAGAAATATCCAAG GCAAATGTTATCTGCATAGTTTATTCAGTCAACAACAAGAAGTCAATTGAAAAG GTGACAAGCCACTGGATTCCCCTCATAAATGACAGAACGGACAAAGATAGCAG GGTACCACTGATCCTTGTGGGGAACAAGTCAGACCTAGTGGAACACAGCAGCATGGAGACCATCCTGCCAATCATGAATCAATACCAGGATATTGAGACCTGTGTAGAG TGCTCTGCCAAAAACCTGAAGAACATCTCTGAGCTGTTTTATTACGCCCAGAAGGCCGTTCTTCACCCGACAGGACCCCTGTACTGcccagaggagaaggag CTGAAGCCTTCTTGCATTAAGGCTTTAACTAGAATCTTTAAAGTGTCTGATCTGGACAATGACGGCGTCCTTAATGACACTGAGCTCAACTTCTTCCAG aaaACGTGTTTCAATACACCACTGGCGCCCCAGGCCTTAGAGGATGTGAAGAATGTGGTCAGGAGGAACATGACAGATGGAGTCAAGGACAACGGACTCACACTCAAAG GCTTCCTGTTTCTGCACACGCTCTTCATACAGCGAGGTCGACACGAGACCACCTGGACTGTGCTGAGGAGGTTTGGTTATGACGATGACCTGGAGCTCACACAGGAATATCTGTTCCCCCT GTTAAAGGTCCCCGGAGACTGCACCACAGAGCTTAATCACAACGCTTACCTCTTCCTTCAGAGTGTGTTTGACAAGCATGACAAA GACAGAGATTGTGCGCTGTCGCCAGATGAGGTGAAGGACTTGTTCAAAGTGTTTCCCTACATGCCATGGGGCCCGGATGTCAACAACACGGTTTGCACAAACGATCAAGGCTGGATCACATACCAGGGATACCTCTCGCAGTGGAC GTTAACAACATATCTGGATGTACAGCGTAGTTTAGAGTATTTGGGTTACCTGGGCTACTCCATCATCTATGAACAGGAGTCCCAAGCAGCTGCCATTACAG TGACACGCAACAAGCGCATTGATCTGCAGAAGAAACAGACCCAGCGCAGCGTCTTCCGCTGCAACGTCTTGGGGGCGCGAGGCAGTGGGAAGAGCGGCTTCCTCCAAGCTTTCCTGGGCAGGAATCTGCAG CGACAGAGGCGGATCAGAGAAGACCACAAGTCCCTTTATGCCATCAGCACAACCTATGTTTATGGTCAGGAGAAGTACCTGCTG CTTCACGAAGTGATGCCAGATTTTGACTTCCTGTCAGAGGCGGACTTAGCCTGTGACGTGGTCTGCCTGGTGTATGACATCAACAGTCCACGCTCTTTTGAATACTGCGCCAAAGTGTACAAG CAATACTTCATTGACAGCAAGACGCCATGTGTGGTGATTGCTGCCAAGTCGGACTTGCACGAAGTACGGCAGCACTACAGCCTTTCACCGCATGAGTTCTGCCGTAAGCACAAGCTTCACCCACCCCAGCCATTCACATGCAACATGACCGAAACACCCAACAAAGACATCTACACGAGACTCACCACCATGGCCATGTATCC
- the adap2 gene encoding arf-GAP with dual PH domain-containing protein 2 isoform X1, translating into MSNCERNKKILLELVKRPGNRRCADCRAPDPDWACYKLGVFVCLNCSGIHRSLSSRVKSIKLDFWEDELVEFMESEGNANAQASYEKAVPPYYYQPQQNDHLVLREQWIRAKYERMEFTGETKYPPLSYTTDFVGLIPGFYEGMLWKKGKENTQFLKRKFVLSEREFTLTYFNKENESKGPKAVIPIKDLNATFQPEKIGHPHGLQITYQDDNHTRNLYVYHESPEEIVTWYNAIRAARYAYLKTAYPTGSDEELIPKITRKYLKEGYMEKTGPLQKESFKKRWFILDSQNRKLLYFKGQLDAEELGVIFIGTESNGYSVKECVPKHARGNKWKCGVMVETPERQFVFTCEQEREQREWLDALRQVLSRPMAPQDYTIEANIRYKR; encoded by the exons ATGTCAAACTGTGAGCGAAACAAAAAGATTTTACTGGAACTGGTGAAGCGGCCGGGAAACAGACGGTGCGCTGACTGCCGCGCGCCAG ATCCAGACTGGGCATGCTACAagctgggtgtgtttgtgtgtctgaactGCTCTGGCATCCATCGCAGCCTGTCCAGCCGGGTCAAATCCATAAAGCTGGACTTCTGGGAGGATGAGCTGGTGGAG TTCATGGAATCCGAAGGCAACGCCAATGCTCAGGCTTCGTATGAAAAAGCTGTTCCACCGTACTACTATCAGCCCCAACAAAATGACCATCT AGTCCTGAGAGAGCAGTGGATCCGGGCTAAATACGAAAGGATGGAATTCACAGGAGAAACCAAGTATCCACCACTTTCATATACCACAG ATTTTGTTGGATTGATACCAGGTTTCTATGAGGGAATGCTGtggaagaaaggaaaagagaacaCGCAGTTTCTGAAGAGGAAGTTTGTGCTGTCAGAGAGAGAATTTACCCTAACTTACTTCAACAAGGAAAAT GAGTCCAAAGGCCCTAAAGCTGTAATCCCCATCAAGGACCTGAACGCCACCTTTCAGCCAGAGAAGATTGGTCATCCTCATGGGCTGCAGATCACCTACCAAGACGACAATCACACCAGGAACCTCTATGTTTATCACGAGAGTCCTGAG GAAATAGTCACGTGGTACAACGCCATTCGTGCGGCTCGCTATGCATACCTGAAGACAGCATACCCGACTGGAAGCGATGAAGAG CTGATACCAAAGATAACAAGAAAATACCTCAAAGAGGGCTACATGGAAAAGACAGGGCCATTG CAAAAGGAGAGTTTCAAAAAGAGATGGTTTATTTTGGATTCtcaaaacaggaagttgctCTACTTCAAAGGCCAGCTG GATGCCGAAGAGTTAGGAGTCATTTTCATAGGCACAGAGAGCAACGGTTACTCTGTGAAGGAGTGCGTCCCAAAGCACGCTCGGGGAAACAAGTGGAAGTGTGGTGTTATGGTGGAGACGCCCGAGCGACAGTTTGTCTTCACGTGCgagcaggagagggagcagagagagtggCTGGATGCCCTCAGACAGGTCCTGTCCAGACCCATGGCACCACAGGATTATACCA TTGAAGCCAACATAAGGTATAAACGATGA
- the adap2 gene encoding arf-GAP with dual PH domain-containing protein 2 isoform X2 produces the protein MSNCERNKKILLELVKRPGNRRCADCRAPDPDWACYKLGVFVCLNCSGIHRSLSSRVKSIKLDFWEDELVEFMESEGNANAQASYEKAVPPYYYQPQQNDHLVLREQWIRAKYERMEFTGETKYPPLSYTTGFYEGMLWKKGKENTQFLKRKFVLSEREFTLTYFNKENESKGPKAVIPIKDLNATFQPEKIGHPHGLQITYQDDNHTRNLYVYHESPEEIVTWYNAIRAARYAYLKTAYPTGSDEELIPKITRKYLKEGYMEKTGPLQKESFKKRWFILDSQNRKLLYFKGQLDAEELGVIFIGTESNGYSVKECVPKHARGNKWKCGVMVETPERQFVFTCEQEREQREWLDALRQVLSRPMAPQDYTIEANIRYKR, from the exons ATGTCAAACTGTGAGCGAAACAAAAAGATTTTACTGGAACTGGTGAAGCGGCCGGGAAACAGACGGTGCGCTGACTGCCGCGCGCCAG ATCCAGACTGGGCATGCTACAagctgggtgtgtttgtgtgtctgaactGCTCTGGCATCCATCGCAGCCTGTCCAGCCGGGTCAAATCCATAAAGCTGGACTTCTGGGAGGATGAGCTGGTGGAG TTCATGGAATCCGAAGGCAACGCCAATGCTCAGGCTTCGTATGAAAAAGCTGTTCCACCGTACTACTATCAGCCCCAACAAAATGACCATCT AGTCCTGAGAGAGCAGTGGATCCGGGCTAAATACGAAAGGATGGAATTCACAGGAGAAACCAAGTATCCACCACTTTCATATACCACAG GTTTCTATGAGGGAATGCTGtggaagaaaggaaaagagaacaCGCAGTTTCTGAAGAGGAAGTTTGTGCTGTCAGAGAGAGAATTTACCCTAACTTACTTCAACAAGGAAAAT GAGTCCAAAGGCCCTAAAGCTGTAATCCCCATCAAGGACCTGAACGCCACCTTTCAGCCAGAGAAGATTGGTCATCCTCATGGGCTGCAGATCACCTACCAAGACGACAATCACACCAGGAACCTCTATGTTTATCACGAGAGTCCTGAG GAAATAGTCACGTGGTACAACGCCATTCGTGCGGCTCGCTATGCATACCTGAAGACAGCATACCCGACTGGAAGCGATGAAGAG CTGATACCAAAGATAACAAGAAAATACCTCAAAGAGGGCTACATGGAAAAGACAGGGCCATTG CAAAAGGAGAGTTTCAAAAAGAGATGGTTTATTTTGGATTCtcaaaacaggaagttgctCTACTTCAAAGGCCAGCTG GATGCCGAAGAGTTAGGAGTCATTTTCATAGGCACAGAGAGCAACGGTTACTCTGTGAAGGAGTGCGTCCCAAAGCACGCTCGGGGAAACAAGTGGAAGTGTGGTGTTATGGTGGAGACGCCCGAGCGACAGTTTGTCTTCACGTGCgagcaggagagggagcagagagagtggCTGGATGCCCTCAGACAGGTCCTGTCCAGACCCATGGCACCACAGGATTATACCA TTGAAGCCAACATAAGGTATAAACGATGA